The DNA window GATAGTATTATTATTCTTCAACAGGCTAACTGGAATGTTTGAGGCGCATATCTACAAAAAAATAATATGGCTTTTACCTTTATGTATATTCCTACTTGGAAGTCATAAAAGTCTTACATATTGGTTTAATCGCTCACGTTCTTTTAGATTGATTGGAGTTAATCGGGTTATTCAAAATGCTGGACAAACGGGAGTAAGGTTATGTAGAGAAATGTTTTCAAATGGACATTGGGGTCAAGTTGTTGGATTCATTGCTGGCGAAGTTCTTTCTTGGGGTACAATGGTGGTTCAACTTTTCCGAAGGGAGTTTTGGAGATTTAAATACCTGTCAATAAAAACTACATTTAAATCCTTTCGTGAATACTTTAACTTTCCGCTATACCTAATGCCGATGGGGATTTTAAATACCTTTTCAACATACCTATTGGTGTTCGCTTTATCACTAATAACCTCAAGTGCTTTGGTTGGTCATTATGAGCGGGCATGGAGGGTTATCAATTTTCCGCTATCCTTAATTAGTTCCTCCTTTGGAAGTGTGTTTTACGAAAAGATGAATAGAACAGCAAATCGACGTCGGTTCTACGTTTACTCATATTTTGGAAATCTCTGTTTAGCATTATTGATTCTATTCCCCATTGCATTTTGGGGCGAAGCTATTTTCTGCTTTGTGCTAGGGAACGATTGGGCTGTGGCAGGACGTATTTCTCGATTTATTCTTCCTTTAACGATATTTAGTTTTGCAACGCAGTGCGTCAGCACAGTTTTTTCGATCATCAAAAAAAATCAACTTTTGTTAATTTGGCAAATTGTTTATCTTGTATTAGCGATTGGTTGGATCGTTTTTGCACGTGAATTTGATGTCTACTTTCTTTTAAAAATATACTCTTTGGGTGGGGCGTTTATGTATATACTGCTTGCCTATATAGGTTTTATAAATATAGAAAAGACAGATTTTAACAAATCGATTGTATCATCGTGTTAAATGCATAAGTAATGTAAGCCTTTTAAATAAGCGAAATAATGAAATTGAAAGAGTTAAGAATATATAGATGTTTGATTAACATGATTATATAGAATGAAGTAGCAAGTAAAAACAGTTAAATAAAATTGAAAAATCGCTACAGATGAAAAGGTTTATTGTTTCAATCTTCGGGATTCTTTTCTTCCGTTGGGCTTACCCCGGATTTGATTTTCATCGATTCCCTTTTAGGAGACTTATGAAATGTTTTATTGCTCAAAAGATAATGAGGATAAATAGCCATGTGCCTTGGCCTGTTAGTTGGACATCGGAGATAAAGGGACATGAAAAGATTGTAAGGGGTACGGAAACACCTGGCTCAGCATTGGGATGCTACATAGATGGTCGTAATGGCATTGTGTTGGAGGAGAATGTCTGGATTGGGCCAAAGGTTTCGATTATCAGCATGAATCATGATTTGCTAAATTACAATCAATACAAGAGCGAAGAACCAATATGCATTGGTCGCGATTCGCTGCTTGCCACAGGTTGTATTATTCTTCCAGGGGTTGTAATTGGCCCTCATACTGTCGTTGGGGCAGGAGCAGTTGTTACTAAATCTTTTCCTGAAGGGAATCAAATTCTTGCTGGGAATCCAGCGGGAGTGATAAAAAAAATAGCCAGTTATGCCACATTTACAAGCAAATAAGACATTTTAAAACTTTTTGGTAGGCAGTTTGATAAATATATTCGAATTTTATTATCTTTGCAGCCTCTAAATGGTGGGGGTAGCTCAGCTGGTTAGAGCATCAGATTGTGGTTCTGAGGGTCGTGGGTTCGAGCCCCATTCTCCACCCAAACCTCGACGAAAGTCGGGGTTTTTTTTATTTTAACCAAAAGGTCTTCTCAATCATTTTTTTTATTGATGTAAATCAATGAAAAAATAGTTGTATTATGACATTTATTTTCATAATTTGTCTATTGAAAGTAAACAGACAATGAAGAAGACAAAAACATTAGTAGATCGTATTTGCAGCAGTTATATGATGCATAATCCCTACTTTTTTTATAGGGAAGTGATCTTTTTTAACCTTGAAGAACCAATTAGACCTAATCCAGAGTTTCTTTCATTTTATGACATGTTTGTCCGTCAGGTTGATATAAAACTTCTTGAGGAGCAATCGGAAGAAGATCTGAGAAGGACTAAAGCCTGCTTTTTTTTTAAAAGTTAAATTATACAGCCCAACATCAGTCGAAAAGGTAACCTTTTTTGGTTACCTTTGTTGTTATATGGTACTGATGTTTTTAAGTTGAGGTTTCCCAATCGCATAATATTAAACTTGAAGGACAAATGAAAAAAATTCTAACCCTTATAGTCATCGCTCTAGCTGCACAAAACCTATATTCACAGAATAGCGATACTAGTAAAACAGCATTATTAATCATTGATGTTCAAGATTTCTATTTTCCTGGAGGCGATATGGAATTAGTTAACCCACAGGCTGCTGCCGATAATGCGGCATTGCTTCTTGCATCATTCCGTCAAAAGGGAATGCCTATTATTCATATTAAGCATGCTGCAGATGCACGAACCGATATACAATCTACGGTTAAACCTATAGAGGGAGAGAAAATTTTCACTAAAAGTGAGATAAGTTCCTTTAATGGTACAGGGTTAAACGATTATTTAAAAAGTATTGGTGTGAAAAACCTTGTTATATGTGGCATGCAAACCCACATGTGCGTTGAGGGTGCTGTAAGAGCAGGGTATGATTTAGGTTATAAAATTACACTGGTTCATGATGCCTGTGCAACCCGCGATTTGAGATGGGGTGATGAGGTTATTCCAGCAAAGATGGTGCATCTTTCAACTTTATCTACACTAAGAAGTTACGCTAAGATTGTAAGCACCAATGAGTTTCTAGCTGGAAAATAGTTTTAGAAGGTAAAGGGTTTTATTGCTTAAGTCTTCTAATATTCTTTTACTCCATTAACAAGGAGCGGTAGGAAATTATTTTTTAATTAACGTCAGTTTGAAATAAGGAGTTATATTGAAGAGTTAAGAGTTTAAGATATTACACATTTTTGATTTTGCATTTATGCAAAATCAAAAAAAATCTCTGTATCCTCTGTGTTTCTTAGTGCCAATAAATATTATTATGGCATGTTTGTATCTTATTAAAACGACCATTTTTGTTAGACACAGAACTTAAAATCTCTGTGTTAAAACTATATTGACCACAGGTTAATTACTACTCCTATTCTCAAAACTATTCATTATTTCTCTTAAATCATTAATATAATTTTTAACCGCATTAGGTTCATTGTAATATTCAAATGTTACTTTGTGCATTTCTCCATTTGCTAGTTCTATTTCAATCCACTCTGCACCACCATCGGCACAATCGGGACAACCAATGGTGGTTGGAAGTGCTGAAAATGAAGCAATATCAAGTTTTCCTTTAATAAGATCCCAACTATTTTCTTCTAAAATATCTGTAAAGGTAATAGGCTCTATTGTTTCTGTCCATCCATAGCGTTTATATGAAACAGAACCAGATTTCAAAGTCAAATCCTTTTTGCAATATCCAATGCACTCACCAAACGAGGTGCCATATTTGACTTGAACTAATCCACTACTATTCTCATTTTTTGAGCAGCATGTTAAAAGGCTCAGGATGAAAATGAAAAAGAGGATAGTCCTTGTTTTTATTATACTTTGCATAGAATTGTTTTTCTATAAGATATTTTTATATGATAAAAGGTTGCGTTGTAGATGCTCGAATCCAAAGTATCAAAAGAAAGTACAAATACGTAACAACCTAGCAAGTATTGGTATAACGGTTATTTTTTGGCTTTCACAAAATATCCATTATCAAAATAATAACCTACCTCTTTGAAACCAGCCAGTTTCAGAGCATCTTGAATTTGCTCAATTGTATATTTGTTGAAAATATCATCTTCGGCAAATGTAACTTTTGATAAATCTTCTTTACTATCCATATAAATGTAAAACAGTCCATCATTCTTGAGAAGTGAATTGGCCTTTTCAAATGGCTTTTGGAGATTATCCCAAAAGTAAACAACGTTTAGACAGAACACTTTATCAAAATTCCTAGCATCAATTTCGGTTTCAAGAAAATCACCAAACATTAGGTTCACCCTATTACTATTAACAAATTGCTTGTTCCGTTTTGTTGCCCTTAAGTACATCAATTCAGAGAAATCTATTCCATAAACCTGACATGATTCATACTCCTTCGATATCAAATTAATCCCTAGTCCCGGACCATATCCAATCTCAAATAATTTATCATTTGGTTGTATTTTAAGATCGTTAATCAAGACTTCATAACGATTTCTATTCCACTTAATCAACATTGCTGACACAATTTTTCCGAAAAAACCCGATGGTTTTCTTAATTGCAATCCGAGACTTCTAAGCATAACTTGTATGTTTATTCTATTTTTTCAGACCAATAAACCTTCTAAAATACCCGCATTCGCTGATAATTTCCTGATAGTACTTTGTTTTTGAATAGGTGTCACGTAGTTGCTTAAAATAGACTCCGCTTCGTATAGATGCTCGATAGGTAAATTCATCAGATGAATAATATTGGTTTTGCTCACATTTGGCAGCCATAAAGCAGCATTTTGCCTTAAATTCTTTATCGGTTGATGCTTCCATTGCTTTGTTGTAGTACTCCAAGGCTTTTGCACAATCGAAGTATGGTTTATATCTAGGTGATTTTTGCTCGTCACGATAAATATATCCTACCGACAAACCTAGTATTGGTGATGAGAAAACATCGTGGGCATTACCATAATATGTCATATTGTATAAACCATTTGCCAGTAAAAAGTAGTATTGGGCTGCATTTTTAGGATCTGAAATCGCCTTGTTTTGTAGTTCTAGCAATCGTTGTACAAAAGTGTACTGCGAGAACACCTCGTTATTTTCCAAACGGAAATCACAATCGTGGCAATCGTTGATATGAATTATAAATGGATCGGCTTGCAAACCACCATTCCCGGAATTTGGACAAGCGTCAATCATATCAAGTGCCTCTTGAAACTTGTATTGATAAATCAAGCGAATTGCTTTGTAGGTAAATAGCGTAGCTCTTGAGTAAGGATGCAAACCGATGATGAACTTCTCAAAATCTGTTTTGTTGGGTTTGTCAATTAATACAATCAGCGAATTTATGTTTTCCTGATTATCGTAAAAAAGTTTATTT is part of the Bacteroidales bacterium genome and encodes:
- a CDS encoding class I SAM-dependent methyltransferase — encoded protein: MLRSLGLQLRKPSGFFGKIVSAMLIKWNRNRYEVLINDLKIQPNDKLFEIGYGPGLGINLISKEYESCQVYGIDFSELMYLRATKRNKQFVNSNRVNLMFGDFLETEIDARNFDKVFCLNVVYFWDNLQKPFEKANSLLKNDGLFYIYMDSKEDLSKVTFAEDDIFNKYTIEQIQDALKLAGFKEVGYYFDNGYFVKAKK
- a CDS encoding acyltransferase, with the translated sequence MKRFIVSIFGILFFRWAYPGFDFHRFPFRRLMKCFIAQKIMRINSHVPWPVSWTSEIKGHEKIVRGTETPGSALGCYIDGRNGIVLEENVWIGPKVSIISMNHDLLNYNQYKSEEPICIGRDSLLATGCIILPGVVIGPHTVVGAGAVVTKSFPEGNQILAGNPAGVIKKIASYATFTSK
- a CDS encoding cysteine hydrolase is translated as MKKILTLIVIALAAQNLYSQNSDTSKTALLIIDVQDFYFPGGDMELVNPQAAADNAALLLASFRQKGMPIIHIKHAADARTDIQSTVKPIEGEKIFTKSEISSFNGTGLNDYLKSIGVKNLVICGMQTHMCVEGAVRAGYDLGYKITLVHDACATRDLRWGDEVIPAKMVHLSTLSTLRSYAKIVSTNEFLAGK
- a CDS encoding oligosaccharide flippase family protein, with amino-acid sequence MNSKIKSILSNEFVKNVFSLFTGNALAQSISLVSIPILTRMYTPEEFGAVALFIGMVNVFSIASNGRYDMAIVLPKRNGQAFHLLIGSIAITLIFSIISLLIVLLFFNRLTGMFEAHIYKKIIWLLPLCIFLLGSHKSLTYWFNRSRSFRLIGVNRVIQNAGQTGVRLCREMFSNGHWGQVVGFIAGEVLSWGTMVVQLFRREFWRFKYLSIKTTFKSFREYFNFPLYLMPMGILNTFSTYLLVFALSLITSSALVGHYERAWRVINFPLSLISSSFGSVFYEKMNRTANRRRFYVYSYFGNLCLALLILFPIAFWGEAIFCFVLGNDWAVAGRISRFILPLTIFSFATQCVSTVFSIIKKNQLLLIWQIVYLVLAIGWIVFAREFDVYFLLKIYSLGGAFMYILLAYIGFINIEKTDFNKSIVSSC